The DNA sequence TTACAAGGACACTCAAAGGAAAGATGGTCtccaaacagaaaaaaaaaaactagaaaagaTTAGTTCGATTTGTTAAATAAATCTTTCTGGGAATGAAATATCTCTAATTAGTCTCGAGGTTCTTGAGCAGCAAGATGTCGATTTATACTGTAACAGATAAAAGTGGTGCAGGCTTAAAGTTTATCTCTTGGTTTTGGACTCGGATAcaccctagaatcaacaattttTGCAGCTCCTTGAACACTATCACTACTTGCAGCATTTCAAATTGTTTcatattaatatttttgataTTCACACGCACACAAAATGTTACTAGTTAATACAAAAATTATAGGATATCCATATTGGCAGCCCAGCATATTAACATGAAATGTAGGTTGAATATGAAGATTTTCCTGGAATCTAAGAAATATGTTGCATGCTAGCTAAATAGTTTCAGTGATTCTTTGTGTGTCATGGTTTAAACCATACTGCATATGCTTCTTATGGTAGCAAGACTTATCATCTTGAATACTAAAATTACGGGTTAGTAATTCCAAGTACAGATTCAAAACTATAAGGGTTAAGAGTCTGAATATGTTTGGCATCGTATAAGAAATCCTTTTGTTGCTTGACAAAATAATACAAACAAAATGATATCTTTTCTAGCAGTACAACAAACAAAAGACACCCTAACACATCCTATCCCCCAAAAATGATGCATCTCTCAGTCACAACAGCAAGTAGTAATCTTCATCTAGTAAAGCCGATGTCAAGGATACTTTTCATAGAGTTTGCTGCTCTTTGTAAGCCTCGCTGGGGTTTGTATGTAGATTTTGCTTTTCTTGAATTCTCCCGGTTATTGGTGTAGCTTGGTTTAAAACTAAAATACTATAGTACACTACAACATTTCTTGTGCTTGTTTTTGAAATTATAACAAATAAAAGACCTGATTCTGAATAACAACTTAAGAATCTTTCAGCTTCTCAATAACAAAGTACACTACAATATTTTACCCGATTTGAAACTACAATACCAAGTTCAGCTTCTCAAATAACAACTTAAGGTACTTGATAAATCTGTGGTGGGAAGCACATAGGAAACTAACTTAAAGCTCAGAAGAATACTCATTAAGAGAAGGCAAATTTCTTTTCTatcaaacaaaagaagaaacaagTGCAAGGATCGGACCAATATAAGCCTTTTAAGGGCCCTAGCTAGAGTGTGCTTCAAACCTAGAACACACACTTAATTCAGAATGCAATAGAAGTAGTAAGATAGTAGGAATGATGAGTACTAGCGGTAGACAAAGAGCAAGTTAAGTTACTCGCCTTAACAATGCAAGCAAGCCAGTTGCTTGGAAGATTCAGCGTTATGATATCGTTTGTGTCTTCGCCATAAGCCAGATAGCCAAAAACTCCAAAACATATATAAGCCGCTGCAGTCCCAAGAAACGCCTGAAGCAGCACCCAAGGGAACTTTCTCCTCTCCGCCATCGATGCCTCCAGCGACAGCGTCAACCCAAATGCCTCGAAGCAAAACACGGCCACACCTCCGGCGAACGGCAAGCTCCAAGCACCATTAAAAGCGCTCCTTTTGGCCTTCCTCGAAGGCTTTCTAAGCTGCTGAACGTCCACCGCAAGGACAATGGCCATCGCGAGGACATTGCATGCGTCGGCCAAGATGCTGAAGGGGGCGAGCACGGAGAAGGAGCGGATGAAGGAAAGAGCAGCctcgagggggaggaggagcgcAAAGACGAATGCTGAGGGCGAGATGCCGTAAGAGGAGAAGACGGAGGAGAGGTTTTCACCCATGAAGAAGAGATAGGAGACGGTGGTGCCGGCATAGGAGATGACGACAAGTACTTCGGTCAGGCAGCGGCCGGGGACTCCGAATGCCTCCGCGCCCAAATCTCCATAGGTTTGGATCTGGACCGCCGCCCCATCTTTATCTCGTCCTTCTTCCAATTTATTTCTGCATCTTATCTGATCGACgtcataacaaaaaaaaaaaccaaaaaaacaagaaatgTAAGGGTTACGGTTGAGAAGAAGATGTTATATGTATGGTGacacagagagaaagagagagcggcGAGAGGAGAAGCATAGAAGCACCGACGAGAAGGAGCATGCAGTAATAAACGACAGCAGCAGCGGCGGCGAGGCCGAGGGAACCGGAGAGCCAGCCGGAGACGCGGAAGGCGTAGGGGAGGCCGAGGGCGCCGGTGCCCAGGAGGGAGACCACGATGTTGCCGAGGGTCTGGGCGGAGGTGgccccaccgccgccgccgccgcttttGCTTCTTTGGTTCGCGTCGAGGAGTGGAAGCGGCGCTTCGGTCGTCTCCATCAAAAGAAAACAAGGGGAGGGTAAGAAGGGAGATTGCCCGAGGATTTTGTTTTGGCCTTCGTTCGAGTACGGGGACGAGGAGATTTTAAAGAGACGAGCGACAAACGAGAgagaatagagagagagagagagagagagagagagagagcggtgtTGATGCAATCAACGGCTGGGGATATCCAACATTCCTGTTTCTTCTTTTCACTACGGCGGCCGCggatttggagatgattggaactTGTACGGAGTCAGCGGATCAGTTTTGGATAGGGTTTGACCACCGCCATGCCCATATCTAAAATATAGATTGCACAAAAAAAAGCTCTGGTGTTCAAATGACATCAAATCAATGGATAAGCTTGCTTTTGGCTGGCCAGATACCTGGCATGATGAATACTGTGAATAAATTTCGACGTCCAAACTTTGCCAAACAAATTGATCCTAAGATTTTGGACAGTCCAACATGAAGCGCAAAGTAAAATTCTTAATCCTGGTGAGCATCATTTACATGCAAAAttaagttaattaatagaatttAAAGCAAGAGATCATATTGTTCTATGATGCCCTACGACAATGAACATTTAAAGGTTATACACAATAAGATAAAAAAGTTAGGGCTCAAGAAAATAGAATTGGACTAGAAGCATAATTTCTGTTATTTTAGCCATGGAAAGGTGGTAAGGTAACAAAAGCAAGATTTTTGTTGAAGAATGAGAGACCATCATATTCCGTCATGGAAACTCAATGTCACCCTAAATAAAAAATTGGCTTGAGCTCAAATGATTATCAACTTCCAAGTTTCAATAAATACATCAAAATCATGAGAGATGTTGTAGAAACCAAGTGCGAGAATAACGATATTTTTTGGATTCACTAGAAAAATCAATTTTCTAACAAGACCAAGTGGTTCGATTGTAAAAGAGggaatcaaatatttttctttctctaatCTTAATTTAGTAGAAGCTAAATTCTTCAAATAGAGAGAATCCTAATTCATGAGGATCACCGGAACCGTCTATGACCACTTCGATTTTGGATAGATCAGGATAAAATCTAGAAGTAAAATCTATCATATCAAAAAATGAATTATACATCAAAACTTTTGTTCACAAATTAGCTTATTTTCGAGATCTACAATGATATATCATGCTCTATGATGTTTGACACGCGCACTGATCAAGAGCATATAACAATGTTTAGACCATAAAAAAGctagtaaaataaaaatttcttttcagaaaaaaatttgACCGAGTATAACCCTAAATCCACAAAAAGTTGCACGGTACAAATAAAAACAACATAAATGTAAAAAATCAAGATTTAGCTatagaaagatttttttatttttatattatcttCATTAATTATGGCCATTCTCGCAAAAGCAATAATTTCTTTCAACTAGAAATAGAATTCAACTTAAATATTATAGCTGAGACCTGTACAAATAAAAGCATCACGATCAATTCTGTTATTGAATTGATGAAAAAAGGGATGCGGAACCCCACTTTCGAGTTGAGCAACTTGAAGtaagttctttcttttttattttcttttttattttcatattttaattaataagaaatctcttaatttttttcttatgcTTTTAAAAGATTCAAGTTGAGCAACTTCAAtgaatttcttttctctccGATTGGATAAAAAGCATCACAGAGTAATATGAATACAATCTAAGGCACGGATGAGACAATAATAAGCtaaataattaaaatacaattatgTTTCCTTCCTTTCACTGAAAGCATCTGATGCAGGTACAATGGCTGCGTAATCAGAGGTGTTCCTTCATCAATTTGGGCAATCAAAAGCACTATCCTGCTTTGTCTCTTCAAATTTAACATAAGTTGTTCTTAAAAAAAACCACTCTTGACAGATAATAGCAGCAGAAGCAAGCCTTGTTTTCCTGGGAACTTCAAGCATTAGGAGGCTACCACAGCCTTAAGATGATTTAGAAGGTGCCCAAGTGGCTAACAAAAGAAAGGACTTGTTCAGCACAAGGATAACCTGCTTTTGCTCAGAGGCTTCATGCCTTTGGAAGCGATTCAAATTGTCTCAGCTACGAAATTGGGATTGATTATCAAAAGGTAGTTCAATGGGTGTGGCATTGCCATAAAACTCTTCCAAGTTGTAGAAGGCTCGTTGCTGTGGAAGAAATATATGAACAACTACATCACCTGCAGGGGAAGCTTGATAAGTAAATTGACACTTAAAACCAAAtacatatgaaaagaaaataggtCTTCAAACCAAGTGGTAAATATTAAATAACTGAACACAGACAATCCAAAAGAAATGGTTTTTGTTCAATCCAGCCCATTCCCATTTTGGGCGAAACAGATCTACTGCTTCTTTTATTTCAGAAAGAGGGATCTTGAACTAAGAAATAGAAATTCATAGAAACTGCCAATTTAACTCAGGTTGCTTCAGCAGTAAGTACTATCAAAGCATAATTAGGATCAAGGTCATCAACTGAATACAAATTTATCAATATCTTAATGGTATATTACTTGtgactaaataaaataaatataatataatgccaATTGAAGAGATCGGCTAATGGAAGACTAACCAAAGTCCAGTAAGGTCCATGAGTTGGGCTTGGTATCTCCAGATGCAACTTTGTTAAACTGCTTCTCAGCTATGTCTCTTATTCTTGACCTACAATTTAATTTGCAAAGAAGGTTTAGACTGATCATGCTCCATGCATAAAGTTTACTGATGGAACATTATAATTAAGCAATCAACTTGTTGGTTTGATTTGATTTGAATGTTCTGCAGCCATCTTTTTAATGGTAATTTTATCTTATGAGAATTTAACTCGAACAAGTAGATGCATAGATAGTAAGGTAAAATACCCAATAGCATCAATTTGAGGGCGGGAGAAGGCTGTGACAATGATAAAAAACCGGGTCCAATAAACCAGAGGCTTCACGAAGAGAACACGGATATCAGCAGCCTTTACCTCATCAGCAACTTTAGCTAATGTAACAGCAACTGCAAAAAAGAGCAACTTGCATCTCATGACATAATACAGTTGAGTTTGTTTTAGAAAAAACAAATTAATAGCTATCATAATATTCTTCGAAAGGCAAAATTGCTGTTGTCCATGAGCATACTGAAAAGAACAAGCAATCTATTTTTTTACAAAGTAGTTTACATTAAAGTGATGAGAAGTAGAAGAGGATGTGAGGCAGAGCCCCATGCAGGTCCATGCAACGTCCAATCACCCATAGGCCATAGTAGAACACATACACAAGAGATGCGACAAACCCAAAGAAGAGAACCTATACAAACATGAAACCAGGATAGCTGGTCATGCATCCCAGACGACACACTGATCCCCACGGTGCAGAACTAGTAGGCCAACAGCCACACCCCGCCATTAATGTCAAGATGGTACACCAAACATAGCTTCACATTCTCAATGGGGAGAGAGCAGCCAAAGAACTGCGCCATTGCAGCCATCTACCACCTACGCTTGCCAAATCCTCTACCTCCGACCAAACTCCGCAGGCTCACTGAGCCCCATCGGACTGGCCATTTATTCCTTCACCTCCTCCGCAACTCCGTTTTCGGGCTCCCAACAGTGGGCAGCTCGCCCTAGTAACAATACCAAAGGGCTCTGCCAGCCTTGAAGAGTATAAGAGGAAGGAgcgaggagaagagaaagagatggaagaaggagaggaataaGGGGGGTTACTCGGCCATGCAAGGCCAGGGAGCCCAAATGATTTCCAGTGTTCCTCTCTCTAGCACAGAGATCCCATCAAATGGTTGATATCTCCAACCTAACCATTTTCTAAGACGCTTTTGCCAATCATACCAGAAATTAAGCTTCCATTTTTTTCCGACATTGCATATAAATTCTACTGTTTGCATTGATTTCGAAGAAGGTAAGTTTATAAGTCAGGGAACGAAATGAGCATACAGGATAAGCTCACGGCATCATCATCAGACTCTGCACTGGGGGGCTGCCGATCACCACTTCCATACACCACCTTGCCATACTTCTTTAACAAATCGTCGAACATCTCATCCGTGTCTCGTCCCCTGACATTCTGCAACACATTTAACCGTTGCAAGTATTATAGCAACTGATATCTTCTAATAGCCGATCTTTGAACTGAGGAGATAAAGTCAAATTAGCTAACAAAAGAGGAAGAGATGTTAAGCGAGTCGAGATTTATTCAGAGGAGAAAGCAAGGGGAATAAGAAATTTAAGGGAGAAAGGGAGTAGAAAATGAGAGAGCAAGTAATGGAGAGAGGTGCGACGCACATGGTCCGGCGGTCTCTGGCTAAGAAAGACCTGAAACCGAGTAGTACGGCTGCTCGAGGGCACGCGAGCGCAGGGAtaacacctcctcctcctcctcaaacCGAGACCGTGGACTGGCTCCTGGGAATAGTCATGGAATTGGACGCAAGAAGGAATTGCCGCCGCCGTTGCTAACGCCCGCATATTAGAGCAGCGAGCGGAGGGGAGGAATGGGGGagaggtagaaagaaagaagacgGGATAAAGTCCCAGAAAAATAAATATCTCCGGATGGTTCGGGGTATTTAACCCGAGCCGGGGATAATGAACCATGGAATAAGAACCGCTAAGCCTCGAGTCAAGTTTCCATCTATTGTTCTCCCGTTAAATCACGGACCGTCCAATTTAGACAGGTCCCACCAGTTGTCGCAGTCAGGACGGCGGATTGCAGTGATGGTTTTTTACGGGGAGCTCGCCGCCTAACATGTACCGCAAAGTCGGACTTCTCCCGATGCTCGGATGGTGTTTGATGGGATGCGGGAAAGAAACTCGGTTTTCTGGGCGGCATGGTTTCGGGGTATGCTGTCGAGAAAAGGGGATCCGACGCTTTTGAGCTGTTCGAGTTGATGCCGAAGGGAAGAGTGAATGCAGCAACGAGTTTGATTTCACCGGCATTTTTGGTGCTTTGAGTCTTCCTGACTTCATTTAAAGCGGTCGATGCGAGAAAAGGATTTGTTCAGCTGCATGAGGCTGGTATCGCTCCATGGACTTCGATGGTTGGAAGCTGATATCACTCATGGCTAGCATCCTTAAGGCATGCTCGAATCTCGCTGCCTTGGAGCAAGGAAAGCAAATGTAAGGGAATTAGGATTCGTTTCGTACggcaagaaaagaggaaagaggAACAATAGCCAATGAAAAAAATGGAGAAATACCTTacatttggttggagttttcgaaAGAAAAAGATGGAA is a window from the Phoenix dactylifera cultivar Barhee BC4 unplaced genomic scaffold, palm_55x_up_171113_PBpolish2nd_filt_p 000046F, whole genome shotgun sequence genome containing:
- the LOC120103721 gene encoding amino acid transporter ANT1-like, which encodes METTEAPLPLLDANQRSKSGGGGGGATSAQTLGNIVVSLLGTGALGLPYAFRVSGWLSGSLGLAAAAAVVYYCMLLLIRCRNKLEEGRDKDGAAVQIQTYGDLGAEAFGVPGRCLTEVLVVISYAGTTVSYLFFMGENLSSVFSSYGISPSAFVFALLLPLEAALSFIRSFSVLAPFSILADACNVLAMAIVLAVDVQQLRKPSRKAKRSAFNGAWSLPFAGGVAVFCFEAFGLTLSLEASMAERRKFPWVLLQAFLGTAAAYICFGVFGYLAYGEDTNDIITLNLPSNWLACIVKVGLCIALAFTFPMIIHPVNEIIENKLDSSEWFQKLCQNLPGRNWLGLQAVRLLIVVAVAFLATSVPGFAILISFTGSTVCALLAFVLPATFHLKLLGSSSTPLQRVLDYSILATGLVFAGYSIYSAVSGHSMGFMT
- the LOC103711927 gene encoding protein Iojap, chloroplastic gives rise to the protein MRALATAAAIPSCVQFHDYSQEPVHGLGLRRRRRCYPCARVPSSSRTTRFQVFLSQRPPDHNVRGRDTDEMFDDLLKKYGKVVYGSGDRQPPSAESDDDAVSLSFAVTLAKVADEVKAADIRVLFVKPLVYWTRFFIIVTAFSRPQIDAIGSRIRDIAEKQFNKVASGDTKPNSWTLLDFGDVVVHIFLPQQRAFYNLEEFYGNATPIELPFDNQSQFRS